A window of Gossypium raimondii isolate GPD5lz chromosome 7, ASM2569854v1, whole genome shotgun sequence genomic DNA:
TCTTCATTTACTTCATCTTTTCTTAGAAAAACTCATAACATGCATTTTCTTCTTATCTGCTGAcaacattttatatcattttctcGTAAAGACTTAAGATGTGTGTTATTATCCATTGGTTGATAAACCGAAAGTTTTATGTTCATGATGTTGCTACATCCCATATCTGTAACATTTGACAATGGCTTTGTCAATTTATTATGAATGGTTAGTTCAATGACTTGTTCCCACTGGAAGTCACTTTCATTTAAATGTTATGATAAATCTATCTGGTCTTGACTCCATTTTTATACGAACTCACTTACTATTAGACGCATTttcttttgcataattacaagTTTTAGACACCTTAGATGTTCTCATCTTTGCTCAATTGTTGTCTGGGCTGCTTGCTGGGGGAAGCTGAGAGGCATATGCATACTTTTttgatatttgaaatgaataccTTCATCGCTCGTACAAGTGACTGTTGTCCAAAACAAACTTAATTGTGTCTTAAATGTGTTACCCTGTTTTGCAAACTTGTATATCTCTACATATTTCATGTCCATGTCATTCACCATTCTTTGTGGTGATTGCTGAAGTTATATAGATGTAGGGCATGGTTGCTTTTCATATTTCATGTACACATATCTGACAGTTCCCTGCAACTACAATGTCATAAATAGCATATTTCGGCAGTTCTGATTCTTTATAGGTAGCTCTTGCCGATTGaatgtcttttcttattttgcctcatttcatttttcttcgtttctaatttaattttgaccagGGAAATTTGAGTCCTGCATCTTCTGCTGGTATTCTTGGATCCAATTACGCTTACAACTCGATGAATCCTGCTGAGTCGGGCTCTAGTGGACAGATGCTTTTGTCATCAGCACCTGCTTCTAATTTTCCTGAAAGACCTGATCAACCTGAATGTAGGTATTATATGAACACCGGAACTTGCAAATATGGATCTGATTGCAAGTACCATCATCCGAAGGAAAGGATTTCTAACTCAGCCATGAGTAGTGTTGGCCCACTCGGGCTTCCTTCAAGACCTGTAAGTTTCATGTCTATTTTTCACATGGTTAGGTATAGGTGCTAAATATCCATTCAGGTGAAAAAGTTTGCTTTTAGTATACACAGACTTGCTAAACAATTACTTCATAATTTCTTGTTCTGAATGTAGGGACAACCTGTATGTTCTAGTTACACTATGTATGGACTCTGCAAACACGGGCCAACTTGCAGATTCGATCATCCTTATATGGGATATCCTTATAATTATGCTCTAAGCTATCCTTTATCCATATTTGATACGTCTCTCCTAACATATCAAAGAATGACACCACCACCCAATTTATCCGAAGCTCCTCTACCATCAAGGGTTCCTGATTGGGCACGGAACACCGACCCTGCGAGCAAGAAACATCAAAACTTGGAGACCAAGAGTTCAGATGATTCGTCCGAACAGGTTGTTTCTCCACCACATTCTTTGCAGAGTTCTTCAAAAACCTCACATGATCAAAACTAGGTTAATCCGTGTCGttttatcatcatttttaaCATGTCTGTTTTGTTAAATCCGAAACTTTCTGAGAACACTTCATTATATGTGTACTTCCTGCACCCCCTTTCACCTGTGATCCGACAGTGTTGTaggctttttttctttttcctgaaTATTTGATATATGCAAAATGCTGGGGGGACGGgaaggcttttttttttttttttttgtgtgtgtgggTTGTGAATAAAATGCAGGTGAAAAGATATCTTTCTCAAACATTATTGCTTCTATGTTAGTGGTGTCActataatgtttttaaatgtgATATCAGTGCACAAGTTATTCGGGAGTTCAGCTTAACTTCAGGTTCGACTTGGATGTCTGAGTCAGCTCGAAATTTGGGTTCAATTCAGAAACTTTTCTGGTCTCAATTCTCGTCATTGTTGAGcattatataatttagaaaaaaaattgagttccctaaatttataatttatatattaaagtaaTGAAATCAAATATTCAATGTTACAGGAATTACAATTAgacttatttgttttaaataaaggaattttattaagcgaaaaagataaaattactgAGAAAATGAAGCCCCAATAATAGAATACAGTTAaactagaaaaaagaaaatcaaaacagaGTAACATCATTTTGAACCTAAAAGCAAGCACCAACATCCACCAAGAGATTTGATGCAAGTTGAAGCAGGCCGAAATAAAACCAACAATGATAGATTTAGCCACCAGAAAAAAGAACTGCCGTGTTAACACCAGACCTCCATCTCTTCTCATTTAATGGCAAACCAATATCACAGGAGCACCTGACCAGCGATGGGAACTTAAGACTCCAACGAAAACAGCGCAATCGGGAACCCAAGGCAAGGAGATGAACTCGAGcaaaaacttgaaaaacaaaCACCTACAAGAGTCACCACAGTCCACAAGCGACACCTTGCGACCTCATGACAAGGGATGATCGGGTGGTGGCCAGTAGCCGGCATCGCCTTAGGGCAGTTGTTAAGGCACTCCCACAAAATGTATCAACTAAAACTGGTTCAAATATCATGCACCCAAGGATTAGCATTCAAACTATCCTAAATTCATTAcagatgataaaataaatatccatacccaaaatttattcaaattaactaACTGTATTTATTCCgaaaatgggaaagaaaaaagaaagaaggaaatgaAATTGATTCTACTGAAAATTATCTTTGTATTCGAAACCAAAATGGTGCTTCGTTCATTAACGTTCAAGGCACTCATTAGAAAATCTAGTGAACCAGAAAAGTTTAGCATTAATTTACAGCCAAGGTGTCGTCCTAATCCGACTCTGTGGTTAAAAGGGTTGGAGTTGCAAAAGAAACTCGAGGAATTTAAGAACTATCCATTGGAATATCACTTCCACTAGGGTTTGATAGGTTTTCAGACATGCTTCTCTGGGTTCGGTCAGCACCGAACGTAAACCCATGCGGAGGAACTTCGAAAGGCGGTGGACGGGCGAAAATGGAAGTAGCACCAAGGTTGTTGAAAGCGGGAATGGGAACAGGAAGTGGAAGTGGATCACTTGGGTTCGAGAAGCCAAAGTTGAAGGATGGGGCTCCTGCAAGATTGCTATTATCACATGATCCAAAGAGCTTTTGCTCATATTCCTGCAATTGCTGGTACGCATCTACAAAATTGTAACCAACGCCAATTCTCAGAAGGTAATAAAACGTTTCCAaagcaaaaaatgaaaaatgaaaaaaaggccGAGTATATATACAAGAGATGAGTAATAGCAACAACATCGTATGGGAATAAAGCATACCTAAAATCAAAGTACTTATTAGTGTTTCAGAGACGTTTTTCAATTAAGCAACTGACAGTCAATTTAACTAATGGCTTTCATGATATAAGGTTAATCAAAGTCGAGGCTAGAAAATACCTTGACTTAACTCAACAGATGATCTCCGTTCTTTAACCCACTGATAGCTCGGTTGAAGCCTCCATCCTTTAGACTTCATCAAGTAAGCTATTACAATAGCCGGTGACCTGCCAGAAAGAATATCGTTTTGTTTAAATCGGCATTACACACAAGCACACGAGCATTTGGCTCATTGATAGGTGCATCTATCCCTTCTTGAAGAGTTGGAATACCCCTTTCctcaaataaaaagaatatatatatgtatataaacacTCATATAGCAGTTTAGCAAGTGACTTCAATACACTCATGTTTGTTTTAGTGTGAATTTCTTGGATAAGAAGCAGTAAACTCAACTTATTTTTTCCTGACATGCAGTGCACAAGGACTCGAGCCTTATCTCTCTCACATTGCTCTGCAAAAATGGACCACAGGTCAGAAAAATGCCAAAGAGATTATAAAACTATGCAACATGTCAACTAGAAGTGTCTGAGCTACTGCAATGCAACtgacaaacataaattaattatcacGGGAATAATATCAGCGTGAAAGCTCCCGGAAAGCCATTTTTTTTCACTAGGGTAACGAAGGGCGTGGTGGTTCAAGTAGAGCAAACAACAAGAAGATTAACAAGTTGAAAGAAGAAATTGGgacttaaaaaaaatggtttttgaagCCTAAgggaagcacatataattgagAGAAGAATACACACTGTTGGCCATgtgaaataagaaattaaagaaacaacTCATCAAGTAAAGGTAAAAGCATCATGGAGACTCTTGTACTTGAAGTCAGATTGCATTTAGCCCCcttaaaaaatgggcaaattagttcCTGTAAGAGCAAACTGAtcctactgttaaaaactggtcaCTATATGTCAGCATGAGGTGCGTGTGGCATGCCATGTGTAACTGTCTAGTTATTCCATCAACCACgctaatttttaatagtagaaatggatgaaatttttaacagaaatgaccaatttactctttaatctaatatacaAGAACTAATTTACCCCTTTTTTGAGTAAAATGGTCAAAACACAATTTGACTCCTAAAACAAAGACTTCTGTGGCACTTTTACCTCAAGTGAATAAGAATGAGAGAAAATATacttgataaaatataaatgctTCTCAAGACCCAAAAAGAGTGAGTATTATTGTGTACATCTACAAATTTGCACAAGCAAAAAAACTCAATGTGAAGGATGAAATACCAAAGACATGCATGAAAGAGGAGATATCAAAGTCATAAGCATGACTAcgaactaaaattcaaaatgcaATACGAGGATTAACGGACCTAAAAATTGTACAGCATCatcaaattgcaaaattttgtcATCTTGTAGGCAGTGATAGGTAAATGAATTCTTGTAGAGATTTTGACAAGCAGGTACAGTCTGCAAAGAGATAATACAAATAACATAAGAACATGCCATATaagtatataattttgatacttGACAGTGATATTATGCAATTACGCATCGTAGCAGTCACAGTATCCAAAGAAGAGAGCAAACTGCagaatggaaaatataaaagaacGGATCTCGACACCATCCTGCATGTTCTCGACACCATCCTGCATGTTCCTTTCAATCCCATCACCAAGCAATGAGATGATAACGAATGCTTGTTTTCTTAGAATGAAATTaaggtaaactacaccattagtcactaaactacgggtaagttttcgttttggtcacttaactaaaaaaagttacaacTTGGTCACTAATGTTTCCGAAATTGTTTTTTTCGGTCACCCGACTGTTAAGTGGCACTTTTTTAGTTGGCATAATAACAATTTTCGTCCTCAGTTTTTTTAACTTAACTAAAAAACACTGAAgactaaaattgttattataccaactAAAAAAATGCCACTTATCAATCGGGTGACCGAAAAAAACAATCTTGAAAATGTTAGTGATTAAATTGCAACTTCTTTtagttaaatgaccaaaacaaaaacttacacATCGTTTAGTGAttaatggtgtagtttaccctaaaacttatgattcaaaacatcaaaacccTAAGACTGCAGTTATAAAAATCCCCAATCCCATTTTCTCCTCATTCCTATTATAGTTTCAGTTAAATTATGTCCAAAACTTTAACACCTTTCCATTCTTTGATGCAAGAAGATCTTTCATCTTTGACCGAGTCGAGTAAAGTCCAGTTTATAACCCTTAGAAAACGCGAGTGGAATACATAAACTTCAATATCATGTAAATCTAACAAACAAGCTATTTATTTGCTGCTATGTTTATGCACTTTCTGGTTAATTCTAAACATCTGAAAGGCTcactagaattttaaattactatCAAAAGGGATCCATTACTATAGTAAACGGAacctttttcaaaaataaataagaaaaaggaacTTCAATGCATCTATCATTCACTCCTTATCTTCAAACTGATTGCTACTCTACACCTATCTGCTTATCGGTAAAAGTACCAAGGAGGCCCTTGTACTAAGATTCTGATTGCATTTCGCcctctttactaaaaaatatgggcaaattagtccataTACGCTAGATCAAAGAGCAAGCCATTTCTATAGTTAAAACCTgacatggttgatgaaataaCTAGATAGTTACACATGGTATGCCACATGTACCTCGTTCTAATGTACATAGACTGGTTTTTAACAGAATGATTAGTTAGATCTTTGATCTAATTTACAGAGACTAAGTTACAcattttttgagtagaaagggcaaaatgcaatccgactcTTAGTAAAAGGGCCTCCATAGTGCTTTTACCTCTGCCTATcctattttaaaattctcaagTAAACATTATGCAAATCTTACAACTTCAATTTTATGACTAATTGCACTATTAGATTCTCCGTTCGACACGCAAGACTAAGAAAAAAAGCAATCACTCGTAGAACTATTTAACTATGACAAAGCTTACTATTAATTCTAGTTCTAGCATTACTACATTGCAGCCATACATCCTCTTTTGGTATCACCTCATGCCAAAATCATACATTTGATTTTAAACTTCTTCTCCATCTCTGTAACTCATGATCAATGATACTAGCCTTAGCCTCATTCACACATACCAAATATGCAATATCACCATAGAAATTCATTCAACACATCTATAAGTTTAGCCAAAAGGTAAAAGGCCTAAACTAGAGTCTCAACTATTAATGTAAATGCAATGTACTTTGACAATAACCAAACTAAATTCACTAGATTCCCGAAGTTGTAAACTAAGCTTTCCTTAACATCCTTAATCCCACATATAAAACTAACACAAAAGTTATCTAGATcagaaaaataccaaaattttcccaacaAAAGAGACTAATTCAATCATTAATCCAACATGCCAAGTAGCTAAAATGCAAAAATCCCATCATAGTTAAGGACACAATCTTCGACATACAACACAAAAAATCCATACCAAAATCCATAAATTCAACATCCATCCATAAGCTGATACAACATTACAcgcaaaaaacaaaaacaaaaacagaaacaaaacaataatgaagAGAACATCAAAAGAGAGCCGGCTTACATTGAGGACACGAGTAATACCCTGAGTCTTAAGAAGCTCAGAACGAGAGGCATTATCGTAGCTAcccaaataaagaaaatcagGCAATATCACGGAGGGGAAAGCACTGACTTGAAGCGACGTTTTGTCAGATGAAACGGGAGCTCTATGCCCACATACCCCACAAACCTCCCCCTCTTCGAATTTGTGATAGTGACCACATATCCCACAAGGATTCTCTCTTTCCCTCTTCCTCATCCCCACCACCACCACCCCACCAGCAACAACAAGCACAATAGTTTTTAGATTATACCCAGATCgagaaaaccaaaaacaaaaaagaccctagagttcttttttttttggaggggGGGGGATTAAATGGTTTCTTAGTTGAAGGAAGGTTCTTGTAGCAATCGAGATTTTGGTTGATCGAGATCCAGAGGATTCTTAGTTTTTCTATGgtgtttatatatgtaataatctttttgatgaaatatgtattaatattaaatacattGGACATCGGGGAAAGACGATCTTTCCTTGAGTCATAATGAGAGATTTGTACtttgagttttattatatattcattaaCCTGactgatattatatatatatatatatatatatataaaataaactacatcaaataaaatatttatattaactttaaaatttataaaataattgttgaattattgaaagattttatttaagtgattgagcattaaattttatttatgttaacaAACTTCAACGACGATTCAATGATCCATATGATGAATTAGTATTCATCAACAAGTAAAAGAATATACCTTAAATTTAAGTTGATCTGACAATCGATGTCAAAGGTCGAATAAGAAAACTGCTTGGATTTTGGTTCATAGATCCATGACTTTCAAAGTTATTTtatgaacaaaatttaaactgtaTAAGAGAAGGGAAATGAGTGATTTCAATTGGTGCAAGCTTTACGAACAAAGAAAGCCatacaataacaattttaatagtcTGGTGACTTAAATGATAACTTTTTAATAGttcagtgatcattttgtattttttttaaagttgagtgaccaaaacataaatttactaataatttagtaactttgGGTGATGTTTATCTAAAAAGGTGAAATTTTACTATCGGTCCTTATATTATGTGTAAGTTACAACAATAACATATGATAATCAAGATCGTAGCTAGGGATGACAAAACTTGAACCACCTCATGAATTTTGAACTCATTCCTCTAAATGGagtgaattattttttttgaaaagcagTTAGAGGTGGGGTGAGATGGAATTTTTCTTTTGGACATTAGATATAGAACAATTATGGTAATTGTTTGTTCACCCTACTTCACTATATGAGAAATGTTATTTTATCCGTGTATATGTTTAactattaaaaagattaaaatgtaataacaTGTAATAGAAAAAAtctatatcaaaatta
This region includes:
- the LOC105790038 gene encoding protein-tyrosine-phosphatase IBR5, encoding MRKRERENPCGICGHYHKFEEGEVCGVCGHRAPVSSDKTSLQVSAFPSVILPDFLYLGSYDNASRSELLKTQGITRVLNTVPACQNLYKNSFTYHCLQDDKILQFDDAVQFLEQCERDKARVLVHCMSGKNKSPAIVIAYLMKSKGWRLQPSYQWVKERRSSVELSQDAYQQLQEYEQKLFGSCDNSNLAGAPSFNFGFSNPSDPLPLPVPIPAFNNLGATSIFARPPPFEVPPHGFTFGADRTQRSMSENLSNPSGSDIPMDSS